From one Drosophila subpulchrella strain 33 F10 #4 breed RU33 chromosome 3L, RU_Dsub_v1.1 Primary Assembly, whole genome shotgun sequence genomic stretch:
- the LOC119554956 gene encoding uncharacterized protein LOC119554956: MSHKSSCFSVLLIAVLLALGSAQYYTQYNPYYTPSPTFSSLNNYYYQTTPYPYYYSTYTTPSPYSNTQIRIWPYVIGQYLYPTYYNTNYYNPYASLSNSNWQTYYANVYGTNYGKK; the protein is encoded by the exons ATGTCACACAAATCCAGCTGTTTCTCTGTGCTCCTCATTGCAGTCCTGCTAGCG CTGGGATCTGCACAGTACTATACGCAATACAATCCCTACTATACGCCCAGTCCCACGTTCTCCAGTTTGAACAACTATTACTACCAGACCACGCCATATCCCTACTACTACAGCACGTATACGACACCGAGTCCCTATAGCAACACCCAGATTCGCATCTGGCCCTATGTCATCGGCCAGTATCTTTATCCCACCTACTACAACACCAACTACTACAATCCATATGCCTCTTTAAGTAATTCAAATTGGCAAACGTATTATGCCAATGTGTATGGAACGAATTATGGGAAAAAGTAA
- the LOC119554955 gene encoding uncharacterized protein LOC119554955 produces MSNATKMVYSYRILWLSGVLLGPILLAAIAVQGQEPASPVFQNHKTKEWTNLDNITFSFDCKRRSVGFYADMEYNCQIFHMCDEEGNRIPHLCANETSFNQEYRICDWDYNFNCTESPKWFYLNELTYATDPPDEDDEDY; encoded by the exons ATGTCCAACGCCACAAAAATGGTTTACAGTTATAGAATTTTATGGCTTTCCGGCGTTTTACTAG GTCCCATCTTGCTGGCCGCCATTGCGGTTCAAGGCCAAGAGCCAGCCAGTCCAGTATTTCAAAATCACAAGACGAAGGAATGGACGAATTTAGACAACATAACGTTCTCATTCGATTGCAAGAGGCGTTCTGTGGGCTTCTATGCCGACATGGAGTACAATTGCCAG ATATTTCACATGTGCGATGAGGAGGGCAATCGGATTCCACATCTGTGCGCCAATGAGACGAGCTTTAACCAGGAGTACAGAATCTGTGATTGGGACTACAACTTCAATTGCACAGAGTCACCC AAATGGTTCTACCTGAACGAACTGACCTATGCCACAGATCCGCCAGATGAAGACGATGAGGATTACTAA